The nucleotide window AAGTCTCCCAGCCGGCATCCGGCACAAATCTTCCGCCGAATTTGTCGGTCAGCGCGTCCAATGTCGAGACCACGTTCTCCACGCCGCGGGTACGCGCATAGTTCAAGGGACCACCGCGGAACGGCGCGTAGCCGGTGCCGAAGATGACCGCACCGTCGACCACGTCGGCATTGTCGACGATGCCCTCACGCAGACATGCGACGCATACATTCGACATCGGCAGAATCAGCCGGTCGATCATTTCCGCCGACGGCTCTGAGATCGCGGACATGGCGCCGGTTTCGGCCTTGCCGCCCTTCCAGGTGTAAAAACCCTTGCCGGTCTTGCGGCCGAGTTCGCCTTTGGCCACTTTTTCGCGCAACCAGGCCGGCGTCGGCGGCAACTGGTCACCGAACTTCGAGCGCAGCATGTCGCCGACATCGAGACAGATGTCGAGGCCGACCTGATCGGCGAGTTCGATCGGCCCCATCGGCATGCCGAATTTCTTTGCGGCCGCATCGATCACCGTCTTGTCGATCTTCTCGTCCAGCATCAGCATCGCTTCCAGCATGTAGGGCGTCAGCGCGCGGTTGACGAGGAAACCGGGTGAGGACTTCACGGGCAGCGGCAGGCGGTCGATGGCGCCGACGAACGCCAGCGCCTCCGCCAGGAGTTGCACATCCGTGCCGTCATGGCTGACGACTTCGACGAGTTGCAGCCGCGATACCGGGTTGAAGAAGTGCAGCCCGACCAGCCGCTCCGGCTTTTGCAGCGTGGTGCGAAGATCCTGCAGCGGTATGCTCGACGTGTTGGTGGCGAGGATCGCGCCCGGCTTCATCTTCGGCTCGATCCCGGCATAGACCTTCTGCTTCAGCTCCAGCTTCTCCGGCACCGCCTCGATGATGAGATCGGCGTTGCGGACGCCCTCGGCGTGCATGTCCGGCATCAGCCGGTCCAGCACATCGCGCATGGCAGTCCGCTTGCGCAGGATCTTGCCGTAGAGATCGGCGGCGCGCTTGATCGCGCCTGCGATCGGCTCCGGCTTCATGTCGGCTAGCGTCACCCGCAAATCCTGGCCGGCGCACCAGGCGGCGATATCGCCCCCCATCGCGCCGGCGCCGATGACGTGGACATGCTCGATCTTGTTGCCTGATCCCGCGAGCTTCTTCATCTGCTCGCGCAGGAAGAACACGCGGATCAGGTTCTGAGCAGTCGGCGTCACCATCAATCTGGCGAAAGACGCTTTCTCCGCATTCAGCATCGCCCGCCGGTCGCCGCCATGCTTTTCCCAGAGATCGATCAGCGCATAGGGCGCGGGATAGTGCTCCTCTCGCGCGGCCTTCGCAGCCTCGCTGCGCATCCGCCCGGCGAGGAATCCTCGGGCAAAGCCGAGGTTGACCAGATTGTTCAGCAGCCCGGGCTTCGCGCGCTTCAAACGGCCGGACACCGCGTCTTTCATGGCATTGCGCACGTGGCGTTCCTGTGTCACGGCATCGACCAGCCCGAGCGATTTTGCGCGGCGGGCATCGATGGTCTTGCCGGTCAGCATCAGCGGCATCGCCTGCATCGGATTGACGAGCTGCGTGAAGCGTACGGTGCCACCGAGGCCGGGATGCAGGCCGAGCATCACCTCGGGAAAGCCGAACCGCGCGCCCTCGATCGCAATCCGCATCTGGCAGGCCAGCGCCACCTCCAGGCCGCCGCCAAGGCAGAAGCCGTGGATTACGGCGACACTCGGAACGCGCAAGGCCTCGAGACGAT belongs to Bradyrhizobium icense and includes:
- a CDS encoding 3-hydroxyacyl-CoA dehydrogenase NAD-binding domain-containing protein, which encodes MDSQIMNVLGDRLLELGPKPDASSPYKNFRLTRDGDGVAWLLFDREGTSANTLSADLIEELDKVLSELEGQRPTGLVIRSAKKSGFIAGADVNAFRGATDVAAVETEIGRAHAVIDRLEALRVPSVAVIHGFCLGGGLEVALACQMRIAIEGARFGFPEVMLGLHPGLGGTVRFTQLVNPMQAMPLMLTGKTIDARRAKSLGLVDAVTQERHVRNAMKDAVSGRLKRAKPGLLNNLVNLGFARGFLAGRMRSEAAKAAREEHYPAPYALIDLWEKHGGDRRAMLNAEKASFARLMVTPTAQNLIRVFFLREQMKKLAGSGNKIEHVHVIGAGAMGGDIAAWCAGQDLRVTLADMKPEPIAGAIKRAADLYGKILRKRTAMRDVLDRLMPDMHAEGVRNADLIIEAVPEKLELKQKVYAGIEPKMKPGAILATNTSSIPLQDLRTTLQKPERLVGLHFFNPVSRLQLVEVVSHDGTDVQLLAEALAFVGAIDRLPLPVKSSPGFLVNRALTPYMLEAMLMLDEKIDKTVIDAAAKKFGMPMGPIELADQVGLDICLDVGDMLRSKFGDQLPPTPAWLREKVAKGELGRKTGKGFYTWKGGKAETGAMSAISEPSAEMIDRLILPMSNVCVACLREGIVDNADVVDGAVIFGTGYAPFRGGPLNYARTRGVENVVSTLDALTDKFGGRFVPDAGWETFK